Within Salarias fasciatus chromosome 15, fSalaFa1.1, whole genome shotgun sequence, the genomic segment ATGTCAGCGATGGCTGATTTCTCTCCTCATTTTTACAGTCAGTCCAGTTTTGAAAGAACAGACTTTTGATCACACCTTGGTTTCCTggcagtgaaaacaatgttttcacgCCCCTCACAGAGATAAAAGTTGTCCATTCCTGATGTAAACCGTATTCGTTTGTGACTGCACCTGTGTGTAGTGTCCGACCACCCCTCTGTTGACGGATCCCACGCCGTAGCGCCAGTTCTTCACCTCATCATACCAGCTCTGGATGGCATTGCTCCAGGAGTTCCTGGAGCTGGACATGTACAGATTCTCTCCACAGCCACTGCCTGAGGTTGAAgggaagcaggaggagagctcagcagagggagggacttCTGTCACATTTTAACCAACCCAAAAAATGACAGAGAGCTTGGCCATGATCACAGATGAATTAAGAAGAAACATGCTCTGACCAGGAGTCGGCGATCTCTATAATTAATCGTGCCTGTTTTACCAGGTTGCACTatataacctttaaaatgagaataaaaactatttaaaatgaGGATAAAACTATTTAATTAAActtcaaaacacagaacaacagCATTTTCACATAAAGCCAAAATCAGGTCATTAAAGGggtacttcaacattttggcaaattggcccatttagcacaattccttagtcatttcgaacagcatacttactttttgtgagggcgagctactgtttattcagaggtgagtcggggaaggttttcaggatggacacaatggaagtggatggtattgttgcttcccctcgtcgaactcatcaaatacaaaatccaacaaccccaaaacactttggtggacacgttataatacGCACATTCacaaaccttccccgactcacctctgaataaacaacagctcgccctcacaaaaaaaagtgagtatgctgttcgaaatgactaaggaattgcgctaaatgggccaatttgccaaaatgctgaagtatccctttaagtacTTTTCACAGCACTCACAATAAATTGCTAGTACTGCAtgtcttaaagctagggttggcgatttcaatgagatacatttttttaaatactggttaaaattatctttatgacctgatgggaagcaattcatagcgtgtttttaaagtagtttggaaaatatccgctatctacagcaggagtaaaacgggacaaacagcaaccaatagtcttgaggggacacctttttttaaaccaatcaaatccctttgccgttcgacctgccccctgtgcgtacatgtacgcgtgcactgaccctggttcagtgcgcgcgtagaaggacgaagcgtcgttgcagaacggcggagacaaatgtttgggggtttacttaccgttgagagcgccataccttggcgttgtacaaataaagaaaaacgaagaaacaaagcgctgaggacaggttacgccaggaacgcactgcacgcggaagtgccgcgcgcacctcacacgccgcgaacgtctccgctgccaacgggagctcctccaatggggtgggagctgggcggagctagctaggcggagccttggggagatgctacatgctaacgctagttttccaagatcaccaaccctagctttaacatttttcttaatttatttaaaatattgcaAATTATattgtttcaactgaaaaatcTGTTAAATTCACAATTTCAGATAAAAACTATTTATTCGGGTTCATTGAGAGAACAGAATACTTTTTTAATGACATGTCACTTCAGTAAGAGAATTTCTTTGCTTTTAGTAATTAATCTGTTCTGTTTTAATATATTGGGGTTTTCCTTTTGTTCCCATTTTAGAAATATGAAGCAATGTGAGCTGTTTTAAGGGCGCTCACCAAGCAAAATGTGCCTCAAGCCAGTGTTCCTCAAACCAGTCCAGAAtgagctgctgtggctgctggtttttatTCCAACCAAGCATGGAGTCTAGTGTGTTTTATTCCACACTAGACTCCACCTATTTCAccaagtctacaggtggactCACTTGAGGAAATGGGTCAAGTCTGATGTGGTTCGATGTGGTTCCAACCAAACAGGAGCCCATTagactccacccatttcctcaaATGAATCTGTAGACTTGGTGAAAAAGGTGGAGTCTAGTGTGCTCTtgcttggttggaacaaaaGCCAGCAGCCACAGTGGCTCAATTTGGACTGGTTTGAGGAACACAGATTTAGAACAACATTACAGAATTATTGGAATATTTGGGTTATTTCATGTGCAGCTTCTTTGAGTGTTTGAATCTACCTCACCTAGATAGAGATCTGGAATATAAAAGTCAGACAAAAACCTCAGGCTTGTTAAAAGACAGTGAGGTGTGAGCAGGAGCTTACTGCTGATCTCTCTGTCGCTCGGCGTGCTGTGCTTCATGGAGCAGGTGTTGGCCCATCTCTGGGCGTTGACTGCAGCCTCGTTGTTCCAGCTCTGTGGAGAGTGAGCATTAGACTGGCCCTTAGAGATGACTACTGGATCATGTCAGTTGTCAAGTGTTGGgggcttctcacaaactgacaAGTCTCACTAACGTCTCACTAAAACATGGTCACATTATTATAATTCAGCAACATTTCAGATTTTCAATTAAGCACTGTGCTCCTGAAATTATGagttttttcattaatttttaccattttcagCATGTTGGTGGCAGTGGGATGGACGGCCATCCTCAGGCTATTGTGTTTGTTCACAATTTCATTCTGCTCAGTGGAAGTCGTCTGGATGGTGGCTATatgaagacaaataaaaaacaacacagtgtgATTGAGCGAAGAACGACATGAGCGAAGAAGGTTATAAAAATAACAGGTTTCAAACACTCACCTCCCTTCGGATTTCAATTCcattgaaaagagaaaatgacagTTAAGTTATTGCACAAAACAATTTATTTCCACAATAATTAGAAGAGATGTTGAATTCTGTACTTACCTCCATTCGCTCCTCAGAGGCCAAAGTGCTCGGCACCCCGAGGGCAGCCACCAGGCCCAAAGCGCACAGAAAGGAGAAGGTGTACATGGTTCAGAGTAAATCAAAGACTCTATGCCTTCGATGACTGCAGGTCATGTTTATATAGTGTGACAGTCAACCTGGACAGGCAGCCTGATCTGGTTAATCATCTTTGAAGCTCCGGGAGGAGCCTTCACTCTGAGGCATATTGCTGTGAGATTGGTTTGGGTATACCCCTGCAGGTTAGAAACTGCTACCAGCTGAGAGTTTGCAGCCAAACACACAGGGAAACATCTCTGGTGCACTGTTCAAAGGGAGAAGTAAAACCTCACCACAATGCACAACCACAAGTTTCTTCTGTGCTCCATTCGGACTCTCAAACAATTCCCATCATCCTTTCAACACTCAAGCTTCCCCCCTCTGGACCGGGTTAACCGACACCAGACTGTCAGACAGCAAAGAAATGaattaacttttcttttctttttttttaagttcatttaTGAACTAAACAAATGAACTGACCTGAATGAAGACAATTAATGTTGGaactcaatttttattttttccaagaATATAATTTTTTTGGACTGAATATTCTTTAAGTTTGATGATGTCCTTTTCTTACTTTCAGGTTATGTATTTGTTTAGTGAGGAATAGAACAAGCTGTTGAGCTGCTGAAAATGTaaactgaaatggaaaaaaaaaatacaatcccTGGCTGAAAATTAAACATAAAACTAAATTTTATATGTCAGGAGAGAGGCCTGACTGGCACCACCAAAAAGCCAAATAAAAACGTTCTCTCATATCCGCCCATCCAGTCGTCACAATACGCAGGATCACGCAGACATGTGACAACTAAACACACAACTTCAAGGGTACAATTGAGCGAACAACAACTTTCAAATCAGCGTGCCACCCGTGAAGTGTCCTTGGTGTCTCTGTTACGCTATAAAATCCATTGTATACTTTATGCACAACCACATGGAACATGGCTTCGAAATCCAATGGTGACTTTGATCAATTTAGTAATGTTGTAAATTTGTCCTGGCATCTGGAGATAACAATTTGTGTTTCCTACCCGCTGATGTCTCATGTAAAACATTTGTAACTTCTCTGCTGACGTCATGCAGCAAGCAACTGAAATTTAGTTTGTGCAAATTCTCACAAATATTAGGTTGTATTATCATGAAAATTTGACTCGAGAATGGTCCACTTTTTTGTGGTCTCGGTCTCGTCTCGGCCTCGACAGTCTCGGTCTCGGGTCACCTGGTCTCGGAATGTCCCGGACTGTCTGAGCGGTCTCGAAGGGATTTGTAAGTTGTggctggtggtaaatttctCAGGTggggcttcatcattcttcagtttcagtgctcaaccagctgctcctctcatcagcccgatctctgctgctgctgctctccagtaaGGTTTAAAATAATACTCCGAAGAGagagtggacaaaatactccttccagtggtccaggggatggcgtatgagcacgcgaagtaaatccgaatagttataaaacattttaaaagacgtgttatcttttcaatcccttaaaatagcgttttgatccacacagatctgcacaagcatagtgcgttgcggaaggatataccaggcgcacagcggctgagtctatgcttctactgctgtgctccggtatatccttccgcggagcactgcgcatgcgcaggtctgtgtggatcaaaacattattttaaaggattgaaaagataacacgtcttttaaaatgctttataaccattcggatttacttcgcgtgctcatacgccgtcccctggaccactggaaggagtattttgtccattttctcagtctggctctgtctcctcttcacctgccgtagttgagctaagctaactacgatgctaacagctggtagtcaggcactggacgaacggacacaaaaaaggtatttatgagcttatctcactttgtaaatgatcgggatagggcatgggtccaaaatcttcagagtattcctttaaggcaGCTTGTGCCTTCGTGAGGCGTTTAAGTATTGGAAATTCGCAAAGTTTACACAAATGACGAaatgacagacaaaaacaaacaaaaaaatgaaaacaaccttataaaatataaaacatatttgaatcctgctgtttttccttttattggcaacaaaaacactttaaatttaTGTAATTGTCCCCATATCTCACACTTAAATAATGTCCTTATGTCTTACACTTTAATTACTTTATCACACTTAAATCATGTGTGTTTATCTCCAGGCTTGGGCAAGTTACtcttaaaaagtaattagttatagttactagttactttttcaaaaaagtaGCTTAGTAACTAAATTATGcaattttaaaagtaactaataatTAGGCAAAGTAGCTATTACATTACTTTAGAAAAAAGAGTTTAAATATGTCAGAATTTGGTTTacctcttaatggaactttagtAACTTGTTCAGTTATTGATAACAAagctgaatatatgattaattaaataaatgaacacttgaaAGAATAAATtgcaaacaggaaacaacaTTAATCTAAATCAGTGTTCCTCAAACCAGTCCAGAAAGAGCTGCTGTGGCTGTTGGTTTTTATTCCATCGAAGCAAGAGCACACTGGACTTCACTTATTTCACAAAGTCTACAGGTGGACTCACTGgaggaaatgggtggagtctgatgtgctcctgtttggttgGAACCAAATCGAACCACATCAAactccacccatttcctcaaGTGAGTCCACCTGACTTGGTGAAATAGGTGGAGTCTAGTGTGCTCTTGCTTGGatggaacaaaaaccagcatcACAGTGGCTCAATCTGGACTGGTTTGAGGGCCACTGATCTAAATTATTCAGACGTCGCTGCGTGATAATGAAACAAGACacaaatcaaatttaatttctAACTGTCGATAGCGTTTCTACATCTATTGACATAGATATATGTcatggtgggggtgggggggtttaaTAGTCATGTCAGTCGTGAAGAGCACTCAAGAGTCAATCCTCAAATAGTGTAGAAATAGGGGTCATGCAGCTGCCACACATATTTGATGTGTACATTTATAGCGAGTTCACTCAGAGATatgctctgtctctgtgttatTGTGTCTGTAGTTGAATAGAATCTTTAGGTTACTTAATGTAACCTCGGttctcagagtagcatgagtgagatATCTTACTATGGGATACGCCGTCAGCTTATGCCTCAGAGGCAATTACCTCATTATGccaatcctgattggctggtgatcgCGACACCCGCAGACGGTGGAGCCACCTACCCTTAAGGTTCCTCCATGCTTCCAATGCGTCTGCGTCCGCTTTGGAGCCTCACTGCACTACCAATGCGCAcacgctttctcccatgctacattttgggctcagctgtgtgcgttccatgcaggcgcactgatccacgcatcctcgagaaggTTTTCcagcactacagactgtttatctgctcctttattacagactatttagagaaaattaaagggatttaaggcaagatttgtgaaaaactgcacatgcatttccagtttattcaatgctaatgggccgtgaagcattaaaaacctaaaataacaggccaatccgcgtatctgtctgttgccttatacaggctgtgtgccacataattggctgcagttcgacgtccgaatttcccgcgcaatcgtggggatgtgatgtaaattgacactgtatgcgcgttgccgacagctcttgaacaggaagaacatggccgccgtggacatgggctcaaacactgctgggatcaggggcggggtggccaacgggaggttcgggaggtttcccaAACGGCTGGTGGGGTCTATTCTGCCCCCCCAAACCCTCCCGCTCTCACGGCCCAGACTCTCCCTgcatgtccccccccccccccggtatattatatatttgctcccggtctgcgaATCGAAGCATGAGCCGCAGGGCCAGGTCTCCtctcagccccccctccccaacccATATTATCGGATAAAGCGAGTCTCCAAACGCAGctcccgggctgaatttcaACTCCACCCCGACCCTGGCtgggatacaaatggattcttcCGCAGCCATCAAACCAcgtgcatccactcaaagcccacaaaaaagtgccaccacgaagaaaaaaaaaggactttatcagcgttatctcgtgagtcaaaaaaaaaaaaaaaaaaaaacgaccgaagccgggcaggcacccaaataaatatttaaatattggatatgcgtttgattcatggagggaacttcagctgcatgtGGAGTAGAAACGGACgttgacaaaaatcacatattatgcactgtggtcttgcagtaaaccgaaacgtagtaaacagcattagcatccctggtgcagtgcaGTGAAGGCGGACACTGTAAAGTGCGCGCTCctgtgccgccttggctggtggctgcagttaacCGCAGCACCTATCGCAgaagcactgaggtaaattttgtaaagttaccttaagtccctttaagcacatacattgtacTTTTCAACAAACAGCAACCGGTAACAGCTAACACTAAGAGGCACGTGAGCGTGGCGAGCTACAGCCAGCTGCAGTTTGTGTCCCGCCGGCCGCTTTTAACTCCTCAGCTGCTCGGCAGGGTCAGTTGACGAGCTGCTCTCGGGccaggctccccaggtgcaggcaATGAAGAGATGAttggctcctgcagcagcagctacctgggaaccacacacacagacacacacacactcacacatgggGGGGAGAACAGAAAATACGGCAACGGCCGTAACACCCCTCCCCTTAAGCTGCAAGCCAAAGCATGGCTTGCAACAATAACAAAATCACAGTTTCACAAATCAGTCCCAACTCCTGGACAGCGCATCAGCAACCACATTTTCGGACCCTTTCTTGTGCCAGGTTGTAGTCCTGCATGATCAGTGCCCACCGCATGAGTCTACGGTTGTGGTTGTACATGCGTTTGAGAAAAACTCGTGGGTTGTGGTCAGTGAACGCCACCACCGGCTGAGGACTAGAACCCACGTAAACCTCGAAGTGCTGGAGCGCCCACAACAAAGCAAGAGTTTCTTTTTCTATGGTGGAGTAGCTCACCTGGTGTTTATCAAACTTCCTCGAGAAGTAGCAGACCAGATGATCAACTCCATCGCCATtttcctgcaggagaacaaCTCCGGCACCAACCGCTTAGGCATCTACCTCTAGTTTAAAGGGGCGCGAGAAGTCGGGCGCAGTGAGGACGGGCGCATGACTGAGGAGGAACTTAGCGCTGTCAAAAACATGCTGACAGCAAGGGGACCAAACAAAGTCAACTTCAGGACTCAGCAGTGCAGTTAGAGGCTGAACGACTGAAGAGAAATCACGGCAGAAGCCCCTGTTATATCCTGCCATTCCCAGGAAACGGCGGAGAGCTTTCCGCATGCTCGGAACTGGGAATTCGGCTACGGCAGATATCTTAGCTGCCAGGGGTTTGACTTGACCTTGGCCCACTTGTTTCCCCAGATAGGTAACTGTGGCTTTTCCAAATTCACATTTGGCAAGACTTAATGTCAAAGTGGCACTAGCCAAATGAGTGAATACCTGCTCAAGGATGTGGAGATGACTCCCACGTCATGGTGTACACGATTAAATCGTCCAAGTAGGCATTACAGTTAGGAAGCCCAGACAAAACAGTGTTAACTAAACGTTGAAAGGTAGCCGGGGCATTACACATTCCAAACGCCATTACTGTGTACTGCAGGAAGCCGTCTGGAGTTACAAAAGCGGAGACTTCGGATGCTCGTTCAGTTAACGGAACTTGCCAATATCCTTTTAACAAGTCTAATTGGCTGACATACTTCGCGGTGCCAATAGTGTCAACACAATCTTCCATATGAGCAAGGGGATAAGAGTCGAGATTAGTGACAGAATTCACACGGCGATAGTTGGTAATAAAGCACGGTGAGCCATCAGGTTTCATCTCCAACAGACACTGGGAACTCCAAGAACTGGAACTGGGAATAGCTAAGCCATTTTCTAGCAGGTAATCGGTCTCTTTCTTCATTACCGCACGCTTAGCTGGATTCCGCTTCCAcgcgcggcgcgtcctgtgtgaaccaggcgtttgtccccccctgttggcgggcctgcccaactatgtgaaagactgccccatcgctcaatgataaagaatcctttaaaaaaattcctggatccagacagtgatccggatcatcaccaaaatttaatggattctaagttagcccaagacccacctttccagaaagtttcattgcaatctgtccatagttttttccgtaatgttgctaacagaccaaccaaccaaccaaccaaccaaccgacgtgattacgtgaactccttggcggaggtaataatatGAGATaaaatgtgggaaaagtttgatttttccTCAGCATAAAACAGCTGCCTGCTCACATGAAAGGTTGATAAAACGTGTGAAGCAATCAGCTGACTGTTATTCCCTTTCAATAAACTTGATTATTTGAAACAAACAGCTGTGCTGGACTGGTCTGCCAGATAGAACCAAACcctgcttttctctctcattGCCATCCCCTGGGCTCTGCTGTCAGATGGTATGGTGTCTCCATTTATTATTATGCTGCAGAAAACTGCATTTCTGAAATAGAAGGATGACGACTCAGTTACACCATTACTTAAATGTCTAAATAACATTAAATCCTAGATGGCCCTAATGTCCCTTGTCACTGCAATtactcaattcaattcaactttattcaaACAGTGGCAAATACAACAGTCATTTCCAGGCActtttacagacaaaaaaaagctcAACAATTCTACATGAACAAGCATAAGAGACTGTGGAGTGAAAAAACTTATTTCTAACAAGAAACGTTTGCACAACCAGACTCAGAGTTGGTGACTTTCTACTGTTCTACTTGGGATGAAGAGATGGAAGACGAGAAAAGGATTCTCAGTGGCCTGAATCGGCCTTAACTGAAAGCTTTGATGAGTAGAAGCTTTTAACAcaattttttaaagtaaaaggCTGTGTCAGCCTCCCAAACTGAAACTAGAATAGATTATTTcatctaaaatgaaaacaacctctGCTTTGAGTTCAGAGTGGAACTCATGACAGGCTTGTAAAGCTACGGAGCCCCTGAAGGGACAtcaaacttaatttttttttaaatggagttTTCCATGCTCCCTTAAAACATTGAAGTGTGCACGTAAGCAACTTTACGTGTGCCCGTGAAACTTTCAGGGGAGCACACAAAGTTGTTAACGTGCACACGGTGAAACTTTTAACGCTCCCACCCGTGCTGATCCCCCCGCGTACGTCAGCATGCAGCCCAAATTTTGAGACCGCGATGCGCGTACGCCGGTCGCACTGGTATATGCATGTGCCAGAGCACCACAGAAAAACAATACATTGAAGCAAATaatgggaactactttttcttttgaaatcactacgcccagatgccatgtttagtagttccatcttagcaatttttgcaaaaacaactcaatctcgtaattttgcattaatatttcacagcgtagtgagtgtgcggattataacgtgtccaccgctccctcccttaaaaaaaaaaaaaaaaaaaactgatgtccctttaggggctccgtgTAAAGCAAAACaaggaaagatttttttttttttttttctaaaaaaggACCCCATCCTGAAGAACCACAAGTGTCATCAGATCCATCTGTGCTTCTCAAATGTGGCCTGCATGAGATGAACTCACACCAACACGACCTCATGTGAACCAGGACCCCACTGCGCGATAGGGGGACATGTTTGGTTGACCACCAAGAAGAGGCCCGCTCAGCCTCCTGCAGGGAGCAAGAGGTGtctgttcttttcttcatttcagtgagaaacaaaaacatgaagataatcaAGGTCCTTGTGGATGGCTGTTTCCGTCTTCTGTGGAGGCCTTTTTGTTTTAGGGGGGATTTCTTTGGAGgtgtttctgacattacttCTGCATTTTTTGCATATATGTACAGAGATAAATTAACTTTCACCCAGTGGACTGTGTTGGCCTTTCTGAAACATTATTATTGTCCATTTTGTAGATGTTacggcaattttatttaataaagggcatcCGCcggtgagctacggttgtttacaaaaatacctctatgagcactacaagtgaggaaaagcatgcatacatgagaaatttccattacatagACTATTGTGAAGGATAGAGATGTGAATTTTTCTCGTTTCCTTTAATTTTGTGCTTATTAAAATGTGTGGAGTGGTTCAGAGATACGATTGTTTCTGCTCTGCATCTGTAAAGTTGCTATAATTCCTCATGTGTTTTGACTGATGATGTTGTATCAAACTACTGTCTGACAACACTGTTAAAGTATTCCCACTATCATAAAACTGTACACACAGGAATATAAAGTCACAAAGCTGCCACtttcaaaagaaagaacatCATGGGTTTTAATCTATttcaagtttgcatgttctccatgtgcatgTATGAGTTTTCTCTGGGTGCTTTTATTTAGTtctcacagtccaaagacatgcatgCGAGGCTAACTGGTGACTCTGAGTTGCATATAGGTGTTAtagtgagtgtgtttgtcattctgtgtgtgtccagacaCAGTCAGAATTGAATATATATACAAACAATTTGGCATAAATTTTTAATATTCCCAGGCCATCATGATTTAGGACAAGCAAATTGTTATTAGAGCCCCATATTTCAGCAGGTGTGGTCTTACATTGTGGATGTTTCTTGGCCCAACTTTTGGAAACCATTTATAACTTCCCTCCCCTTTTCTGCTGAACCCACCCCGTCGTGTTtgttctccttcctctctgagTTCACACCTCACATGCAGCCAAAGGgcacctgctcctgcagccagaGAGTTGCTTTGCCAAAGAAAATGTCCTCTTTATTTGATGATTCTCTTtattaaaagtaaaacaagaaaaaacttCTCTGAGAACCACTtctcaaactgtgtgtttttgtttgtaaaaaGACAACACGAACACAGGTTTTCATTGCTGAGTTGCTTTAAGACCAATACGAGAGTCAGAGCCCATGGGAACGTGCATTGCTCAGATAATCCGGTCCGTGCACGGACAGCAGGAAGCCACGTCCTTGTGGCTGCAGGTAAACTGCGGCTTCAGATCGGGGCAGTTGCTGCACTGGTCGGTGTTTTTTCAGAGCTTATCTGAGAGGGAagcaaaaggaaacaaaagagcGACTGAATGACACTGACTGGAACAGAGGAGCTGGACAACTTCAGTGGTATTTTCTtaagacag encodes:
- the LOC115401737 gene encoding cysteine-rich venom protein TEL1-like; this translates as MYTFSFLCALGLVAALGVPSTLASEERMEVTTIQTTSTEQNEIVNKHNSLRMAVHPTATNMLKMSWNNEAAVNAQRWANTCSMKHSTPSDREISSSGCGENLYMSSSRNSWSNAIQSWYDEVKNWRYGVGSVNRGVVGHYTQVVWYNSHKVGCAMAYCPNSTYKYFYVCQYCPPGNYQLARPYTSGSSCGECPNACDNKLCTNPCPYTDQHSNCPELKAQHTCSDEDVASWCPASCKCTDQII